The following coding sequences lie in one Frigoribacterium sp. SL97 genomic window:
- a CDS encoding CvpA family protein produces MTDANDPRRDRPDHEGRDPQYGDTNDAPRSDETGETVEPTEVPYGSEVPTQQPPAVDFGGDAPTQQQPAVDFGSDAPTQQQPAVDFGSDAPTQQAPVADAEDRPVVAEAPANPEASGLDAHGAPASSDEEALPDSVPAEYVPGDTGSDQHADADASTDADASTDADRRDTEVLSESDRDAASTGRPTEAVPMVAPTEPAQRAWSASSDGTRRPLHDDEALRAAEAARAGEPATGDRGDDTATAASATAATGASSSSHDGWVDDRSDAERDATDRAAAERQPSFGQDAPTAVAPTAAAAGGAAAGAAAGRDTGSHAYPLVKDSGIDHVSVRRELLAQQKEEFGGIRFGAGLLGWFAATGFGLVMITIFGGVLAAWGGVASGSTAMADLRSFTTDNADVLALTSGIVVLAIIFFGYLIGGYTASRIARFSGFKQGLATWLWGLVITIVLAIVVGVVGTQTGDSSSPNPFVPSMDDLQSSSLAGLIGLGLVVVLSFAGAVLGGLLGQRYHRKVDRFFSEED; encoded by the coding sequence ATGACCGACGCGAACGATCCGCGGCGCGACCGCCCCGACCACGAGGGACGCGATCCCCAGTACGGCGACACGAACGACGCCCCGCGGTCCGACGAGACCGGCGAGACGGTCGAGCCGACCGAGGTGCCGTACGGCTCCGAGGTCCCGACCCAGCAGCCCCCGGCCGTCGACTTCGGCGGCGACGCCCCGACGCAGCAGCAGCCCGCCGTCGACTTCGGGTCCGACGCCCCGACGCAGCAGCAGCCCGCCGTCGACTTCGGGTCCGACGCCCCGACGCAGCAGGCCCCCGTCGCCGACGCCGAGGACCGCCCGGTCGTCGCCGAGGCCCCCGCGAACCCCGAGGCGTCCGGCCTGGACGCGCACGGGGCTCCCGCGTCGTCCGACGAGGAGGCGCTGCCCGATTCGGTGCCCGCCGAGTACGTCCCCGGCGACACCGGGTCCGACCAGCACGCCGACGCCGACGCGTCGACCGACGCCGACGCGTCGACCGACGCCGACCGCCGCGACACCGAGGTCCTCTCGGAGTCCGACCGCGACGCGGCCTCGACCGGCCGTCCCACCGAGGCGGTCCCCATGGTGGCGCCGACCGAGCCCGCCCAGCGGGCCTGGTCCGCCTCCTCGGACGGCACGCGCCGTCCGCTGCACGACGACGAGGCCCTCCGTGCGGCCGAGGCCGCCCGCGCCGGCGAGCCCGCCACCGGTGACCGAGGGGACGACACGGCCACCGCGGCGTCCGCGACCGCGGCGACGGGCGCCTCCTCGTCCTCGCACGACGGGTGGGTCGACGACCGCTCGGACGCCGAACGCGACGCCACCGACCGCGCCGCGGCCGAGCGTCAGCCCTCGTTCGGTCAGGACGCCCCCACCGCCGTCGCGCCCACCGCGGCGGCAGCCGGAGGCGCGGCCGCAGGAGCCGCCGCGGGTCGCGACACCGGCTCCCACGCCTACCCCCTCGTCAAGGACTCGGGCATCGACCACGTGTCGGTGCGCCGTGAGCTGCTCGCCCAGCAGAAAGAGGAGTTCGGCGGCATCCGCTTCGGCGCCGGCCTGCTCGGCTGGTTCGCCGCGACGGGCTTCGGCCTCGTCATGATCACGATCTTCGGCGGCGTCCTCGCGGCCTGGGGCGGGGTCGCATCCGGTTCGACCGCCATGGCCGACCTGCGCAGCTTCACGACCGACAACGCCGACGTGCTCGCGCTGACCTCGGGCATCGTGGTGCTCGCGATCATCTTCTTCGGGTACCTCATCGGTGGTTACACGGCGTCGCGCATCGCCCGCTTCAGCGGCTTCAAGCAGGGGCTCGCGACCTGGCTCTGGGGTCTGGTCATCACGATCGTCCTGGCGATCGTCGTCGGCGTCGTCGGCACCCAGACCGGAGACTCGTCGTCGCCGAATCCGTTCGTGCCCTCGATGGACGACCTGCAGTCGTCGTCCCTCGCCGGTCTCATCGGCCTCGGCCTCGTCGTCGTCCTGAGCTTCGCCGGTGCCGTCCTCGGTGGCCTGCTGGGTCAGCGGTACCACCGCAAGGTCGACCGCTTCTTCTCCGAAGAGGACTGA